Proteins encoded together in one Synechococcus sp. BL107 window:
- a CDS encoding rhomboid family intramembrane serine protease, with protein sequence MRGRFLLPVLLLGLAWAQEVIDQVLFAGTWNLPMGPGLPWWGVVSAPFSHSGFGHLLSNSVIFLVLSWLVLTRGVRDYVSVWVAVLLVNVPITLLWPARSHGLSGVIYGLLGYLLVIGWLEKKILPIVLSLVAFWLYGSALMALIPGVSPAGVSWVGHAGGFAAGLLAAWAQKKENPDAV encoded by the coding sequence ATGCGCGGGCGATTTCTCCTTCCAGTGCTCTTGCTGGGACTGGCCTGGGCTCAGGAAGTCATCGATCAAGTGCTCTTCGCTGGAACCTGGAATCTGCCGATGGGGCCAGGTCTGCCGTGGTGGGGAGTTGTCAGCGCACCGTTTAGCCACTCGGGCTTTGGACATTTACTGTCCAACAGTGTGATCTTCCTCGTGCTGAGTTGGCTGGTGCTCACACGAGGTGTCAGGGATTACGTGTCTGTCTGGGTGGCAGTCCTGCTTGTGAATGTGCCAATCACACTGTTATGGCCCGCTCGAAGCCATGGACTGTCTGGCGTGATTTATGGGCTGCTCGGCTATCTCTTGGTCATTGGTTGGCTCGAGAAAAAAATTCTGCCGATCGTGCTCAGCCTGGTGGCATTTTGGTTGTATGGATCTGCACTCATGGCCTTGATCCCAGGGGTCTCGCCAGCGGGCGTGAGCTGGGTTGGCCACGCTGGAGGCTTCGCCGCTGGCCTCCTCGCCGCTTGGGCCCAAAAGAAGGAAAATCCTGATGCGGTTTAG
- a CDS encoding AhpC/TSA family protein, with protein sequence MLALATALVVNVVVQRVMKAPEALLSRLALTPGTATGSRRLAVVMGQLGDFDSLEYAQALVPRLDSLRSQGVTVQVFAIGDAAGADRFCGFTGFPRQQLQVDPAPTLHGQLGLEAGLTLPGGPWPGFLLMCAGVGSPGTLQEVFRGYTGDRQAPQLFADDDLVQASPLPSFRGRMFRRAGGDGFQRPFELATWRLRNMNEVLGNWRTYVPCDDYITQRGATYLLDSDDTLLYQHRDKSLLGYSETMAQPLAFLDQFI encoded by the coding sequence ATGCTGGCGTTGGCAACAGCACTTGTTGTCAACGTTGTTGTCCAGAGGGTCATGAAAGCACCAGAAGCACTGTTAAGCCGTCTCGCTCTCACGCCAGGTACGGCAACAGGTTCAAGGCGGTTGGCGGTGGTGATGGGGCAATTAGGTGATTTTGATTCCTTGGAATACGCCCAGGCGCTCGTCCCCCGGTTGGATTCTTTGCGAAGCCAAGGCGTCACCGTTCAGGTGTTCGCCATTGGCGACGCTGCCGGGGCGGATCGCTTTTGTGGGTTTACAGGCTTTCCTCGCCAGCAACTCCAGGTTGACCCTGCTCCAACCCTGCATGGGCAATTGGGGCTTGAGGCCGGATTGACGCTGCCGGGAGGGCCTTGGCCCGGCTTTTTGTTGATGTGCGCTGGTGTTGGTTCTCCAGGAACACTGCAGGAGGTGTTCCGCGGTTACACGGGCGATCGTCAAGCCCCGCAACTGTTTGCTGACGATGATCTGGTGCAAGCCTCGCCACTTCCGTCCTTTCGCGGAAGGATGTTCCGTCGTGCCGGTGGTGATGGTTTTCAGAGACCGTTTGAGTTGGCGACTTGGCGACTGAGAAATATGAATGAAGTGCTCGGAAACTGGCGCACCTATGTGCCTTGCGATGACTACATCACCCAACGTGGGGCTACTTATTTATTAGATAGCGACGACACATTGTTGTATCAACACCGCGACAAAAGCCTGCTGGGTTACTCCGAGACGATGGCCCAACCATTGGCTTTCCTGGATCAATTCATCTAA